CGCGGATGCTTTCCAGATTGGGGCCTTGCAACATGCCGTCGCGGCTGATATCGGTAAAAATGAACCCGTTGACTCCCAGTGGTTCCATTTGCCTCGCAAGGTCCGTGGCCTTTTTGTCAGATACCTCGGTCCAGCCTTTCACGGCGACGAACCCGTCTCTGGCGTCGATGCCGACGGTGATCTTTCCGGGAAACCGTTTACAGGCCTGCTCCACAAATTGTGGGTCGCTTTGCGCGATGGTGCCCAGGATCACCCGGTAGGCTCCGGCATTTACATAAGTTTCGATGGCCTCCAAAGTACGGATGCCGCCTCCGACCTGAATGTCCACGGAACTGTTATAGATGATATTTTTGATCAGGTCGGCGTTTTTGGGGATTCCATCAAAAGCGCCATCGAGGTCCACCACATGAATGAGCTTCGCTCCTTCTTCGTCCCAATGGCAGGCCATGGCGACCGGGTCGTCGGAATAGATGGTTTCCTGATCGGCTTTGCCCTGAATCAAACGTACGCATTTACCATTTTTGATGTCAACAGCAGGAATAATTTTCAACATAGTTTTTTCTTTATCAAGTTATTTAAAATGGAGATGTATCTACATTTCTTCTTGTATCGCATGAATCTCCATCTTCAGATCGAAACTCTTGGAGAACCGGTGAAAATCTGAAAACTTCAAGATTGCCTGGGAAAGGTTGCAAACAATGAAATATAGGAGCGATTTAAACGGAGGATTTTAACAGATTGTGCAGGGGATTGCCTGTTTAAAGATTTTTCTTATTGGGGAAAATTAAGTTGAGTGCATTCAATCCCACAAGTGTGTTCCCCCC
The Nitrospinota bacterium DNA segment above includes these coding regions:
- the hisA gene encoding 1-(5-phosphoribosyl)-5-[(5-phosphoribosylamino)methylideneamino]imidazole-4-carboxamide isomerase → MKIIPAVDIKNGKCVRLIQGKADQETIYSDDPVAMACHWDEEGAKLIHVVDLDGAFDGIPKNADLIKNIIYNSSVDIQVGGGIRTLEAIETYVNAGAYRVILGTIAQSDPQFVEQACKRFPGKITVGIDARDGFVAVKGWTEVSDKKATDLARQMEPLGVNGFIFTDISRDGMLQGPNLESIREFSDATKLPVIASGGVGSLDDISSLMALEAHGVSGVITGKALYDKSINIRDALKLVQNHAG